The Astatotilapia calliptera unplaced genomic scaffold, fAstCal1.2 U_scaffold_136, whole genome shotgun sequence genomic sequence TCCACAGATACTACAACAAcgtggcttctcacctgtgtgaattcttATATGTGTCTCAATGATGATTTCTCAGTAAACTGTTTTCCACAAGTACTACAGGAATACGGCTTCTCACCGGTGTGAACTCTTATATGAGTTTTCAATGTTGAGTTCAGACGGAATTCTCTCCCACAAGTGCCACATGAATACGGCTTCTCGCCTGTGTGTGTTCTTACATGACGTTCCAAATCTGATTTGTGAATGAATTTTTTCCCACAGGTGATACAAGCATATGGCCTCTCACCAGTGTGAAGTCTTGTGTGGGTTTTCAATGTTGAGTTCAGACTGAAACTCTTCCCACATGTACTGCAAGAATATGGTTTCTCCCCTGTGTGAATTCGCAGATGTGTCGTCAGGTGGTTTTTTTTGCgaaaagtttttccacaggtgTCAcactttaaagacttttttattATGTCAGTTTTACTTTGACTCCCTGACACAGCAGTGTTGTCTGCTCTCTTATTGTAACTTCTCTTTCTGTAATGTCTCCTCTCCTTTAGCTCTGGCATTTTAGTAGATATTGAGTCCACATGCTGGCTTTCTTCCTGATCCCGGCTCTCTTCTTCAGGTGAGTTGTGAAAAAGGAGTTGCTTACTGTTTGGTTCTGGTTCCCTGTGGTCACTTTCCTCATAAGTCGGAGTCACCATGAATGAAGTATCAGCCTCCTGCTTCAGTCcaagctgctctccctcctgccTGCTGCACACTtctcctgttcctctttaatctgtggaagctctggGTCCTCCTGGCCCCAGACTGTAGTTCCTCTCCTGATTAAAGACCTGCTGGGTTGTGAGAACCTCCTCGGTCCTTAAAGCACATGCTGCTGGTGGAGGTCTGGAGAGACAAtaggaataaaagaaaagacaacatATGTGAAATATAAATTACCG encodes the following:
- the LOC113017492 gene encoding LOW QUALITY PROTEIN: gastrula zinc finger protein XlCGF49.1-like (The sequence of the model RefSeq protein was modified relative to this genomic sequence to represent the inferred CDS: inserted 1 base in 1 codon), which translates into the protein MPELKERRHYRKRSYNKRADNTAVSGSQSKTDIIKKSLKCDTCGKTFRKKNHLTTHLRIHTGEKPYSCSTCGKSFSLNSTLKTHTRLHTGERPYACITCGKKFIHKSDLERHVRTHTGEKPYSCGTCGREFRLNSTLKTHIRVHTGEKPYSCSTCGKQFTEKSXIETHIRIHTGEKPRCCSICGKRFSDISGVIKHMRFHTGEKPYPCSTCGKRFSQKSDMARHVRIHTGDKPHGCNICGKIFIQRTSLKKHMRIHTR